The Solanum pennellii chromosome 7, SPENNV200 DNA segment ATGACTATAAGGAATAATGGTGAAATCATATGGAAAGTGAGCTGTAGATTATTGGTTTCAGTTGATCATGTAGTTGAAAAGTTTAAAGATGTGTGGTTACTCATAAATTGGTGAAGCCAATGACTATAAGGAATAATGGTGAAATAATATGGAAAGTGAGCTGTAGGTTATTGGTTTCAGTTGATCATGTAGTTGAAGAGTTTAAAGATGTTGGCCTTGGTCACTCTACAAATGGTTGGTGTCACATTCCGCATTATGTCAGATTATTACAAAGAGAGCTTAGTTTTACCTGATAAATGGACAGATAATTGTGTTGGAGATGCTTgtgaagaaagaaagaaagaacaaaagctCTTTGTTAACTAATTAGCTATATTGCACTTGATTTACTGACTTTAGCTAATGGCTATGTTTTGGCTTTTGGCAAATGTATGAACAGTTGTAGTGGACTTGATTACTTGAGTTCTGCATATTCTATATATGAAACAGccacaaatttataaaaaaggTTTATTTGTGCATATTATTCTTGCTTTCCTTTAGCCTAGTAAGATCTTGATTGAAGTTGTTGCACTCAAGGGCACGATTGGTAGATGGATGAGAAACAAGTTATTCTTATACTTCCTTCGTTTCATAAAGAATAATTTGGTTTGACTTGGCACGGAGTtcaataatataaagaaaaaattttcaatcttgtggtcctaaattaaagttagatcaaatgtacaaaattgttctttaatcttgttgtcttaaacatgtcacgtggaaagtcGTTATTAAAATGGTACCAAAAAAAAGttagaggtcattctttttttaacagactaaaaaggaaaggaggtcgtttgattaatatttaaaaatctgcATAGTtatatactccctctgtcccattttatgtggtaCCATCTCTTTTTTTgtcccaaaaagaatgtcacatttCCTTATATGGTAAGTATTTAAAAGTATAATTCCTCTTTTATCCTTATTGGTTCTACTTAATTTTAAATAGTACTCTAATACATTCATAAcgagagagaaaagtgagtcCACTTTTAAAGGATAATTTGataaacaattcaaaattttcatttatttcttaaacttcatGCTGATCCAAATGGTGCaacataaaatgagacggagaaaatattattttatgcagGGTAAAGTAAAACATAGATTCTTCTCATAAGGACCCCTAAAGTAAACCTGAAAAGTTAAAAGGGTTtcaatgtattttatttgtcacCAATTAACAGGACAATCGtgtaaaacataataattttggaggggttaaatttaatttgaactTCTCTAGGGGCTATTGAAGTAATACACAAAAGTTAAAGGATGAGAAGTGCTATTTCCCTTTTAAGGAAGACCTTGTTAGATAAATCTCCACTCACTGTAGCTACTGCCGTAAAATCGTCATCGAGAAAGCATATTCACGCAGAACCAGAGAAGCAAAAAGGGAGAGAATAGAGCAAAATCTCTCTCTGTTTTCACTACAAAAAATCTTTGATTTCAATTTGAGAGAGATCGGAAATGGCTTCTTCCAAAGAACGTGAGAACTTCGTCTACGTCGCTAAGCTCGCTGAGCAAGCCGAACGCTACGATGGTTAGGGTTTCTACTTTTTACTGTGTGTAGATCTGTTAGTGTTTATGTTCCTTTTGAGTATATGCTTTAATTTGATGTATCTGTTATGTGATTACTCAGAAAAGGTTCGGAAATGGAACTGTTAGTTATGTTTTTGTTGCTCAGAATGTAAAATTTCACTGAAATGCTGCGCTTGTTGCTTTCGATGTTTTGAAGTTTTATATATTCGTAAATGGACTTATGTCAGCCTGGATTAACTTTTGTTGATCCGTTTTGGTTAAATGCAGTTAGGCTCTAGTTATTTTATGTAGGTTGTAGGTCTTTAGTACAGAGATGGTTGATCCGATTTTATTGAGATGCAACAATTGGTGCTTTTGAAGTTTCATATATCAGCAAACGGACTTAGGTCAGAAGTTGAGCGCACATAAACTTTTGTTGATCCACTTCGGTTAAATGCAATAAAAATTCTTTTAGTCTCTGATTGTTTTATGTAGGTTGTAGGAATTTAGTACCTTTAAGGATTTGTACGGATAGGGTTGATGTGCTTGTAGAATGTTGAATTACTCATAAATGGATATTTAGTTACTTGGAATTTGAGATTTTGTTGATATGATACAGGTTGGCGCTTTTGATGTATTaaggatttttaaaaaatgaattctgAATTAATATGTTAGCAAATGTTTTTTATCTGCTTGGAAGTTCTACACAGATTACCTTTTATTGATCTGTTTGGTTAAATCTATGAAAAATGTAACTAGGTTTCATATTTTATGTAATTGGTTGAGATTTTAAGGAATTGTGAATTGTGGTACAGAAATGGTTGAAGCGATGAAAAATGTCGCAAACATGGATGTTGAATTGACTGTGGAGGAAAGGAATCTTCTTTCTGTTGGTTATAAGAATGTGGTAGGTTCTAGGAGAGCATCTTGGAGGATCTTGTCCTCTATTGAGCAGAAGGAAGAATCTAGAGGAAACGAGCAAAATGTCAAGCGAATCAAGGATTACCTGCAAAAGGTGGAGTCGGAGCTCACCAACATTTGCAATGATATTATGGTGGTCATTGATCAGCATCTAATTCCGTCATGCTCTGCAGGCGAATCAACTGTGTTTTACCACAAGATGTGAGGGTTCTGATTTCTGTTGGTTGTCGGTCTgagttataaatatatgttgttTTGGGAAGTTTAGCAAACTGGAGTTGTTAAGATGATCTGTCTCTGCCCGCAGGAAGGGAGACTATTATCGTTATCTTGCAGAATTTAAAGCTGGCAATGACAAGAAGGAGGTTGCTGAGCTTTCATTGAAAGCATATCAGGTATATGGTTTGCTTGCGACCTGGCTTCTCGAAAATAGAGTGACGCACATGTCAGTTCCCATGCTCCcccttattcttgatagtggaAAATGCCCCACATGTTATCATTAATCCCTTGAATCTCTTTTTTCTTGGGGTTGAATCAGTGTCTCTTAAACGtaattttaatttgaactttttctcGTCTCTAATCTATCATAAACAAATATTCGCTGTTTCTGAGAATAGTGCTTCTTTacttgtttatatatatatatatacacacacacacttcaaAGCAGTTCTTAAGTACAAGTAAAAAGTTGAGCAGCAAAAGTAGTTCGATTGTCATTGAATGGTTAATTCATAATCTAATGACTTGCGAAGTGAGAGGAGTTTGCTTGTTCAAAAACATGTCTTAGAATGAAACAAGTACTTTTTCTTAAATCGCACACTTTATTTGCATTTTGCGCTTAAAGCCCCACCAGAACTTAGAGCTTACTTTTCTTTTGGTTTACATTGTTTTGGGTATTATCACAGTCCTCTTTGACCAGGATAGTCTGTTTCCCATTATTTAAGAACTTTTTTTTGGTGGGGGTAGGCCTGTGAATAGTGGAAGGAAGATTGAAGAGGGAGTGTCTTTTTTATGGATTAGAACCTGCATCTAAGATATGTGGGTCAGAGTAGCTACCAGTAGGCTGCAACCCAATTCTTGTATGTGCCACTGTTGAGTTACTGGGGTTTAAAAGATGCAAATGTGGTATTAACTATCTTACTGATTTTTTcccattaaatatttttagattcTTTTATAAACCAATGAAGTTTGTGCCGCTATTTGGGGTAATTTGTGTTAGCAACAAATACCATTGCAGAACAATGGAAAATGTGCCACAATTTGGGTTACTTGGGGTGAAAGTGAAGACCCTTTGTATGTCAATGCCAATTACGTTGATCTTACAGGAGttagttttgtattttattaacATGCAGTTTTTCATTGAGAgcttctttccctttttttcttttctccaaTTCTGTTTGCTGCATTTAGATGTTGAATTCCCTATTAGTTTGGTGATATATATGTCTGTCTGTCTGCTTCCACTAATTGTGTGTTGCTAAAACTTGTACAGTCAGCTACAACTGCTGCGGAGGCGGAATTAGCACCCACTCATCCCATTCGTCTGGGACTGGCTTTGAATTTCTCTGTTTTCTACTATGAGATCATGAATTCACCTGAAAGGTTTGTCTTTTGTATTTTCATCTTCTTGTAGCTGTCCTTACCTTTTTTTAAACGGTGTGTCTGTACTTGTTTCTAGGCTCAGCTGATTATAATCTGTTTCTCCAGGGCATGCCATCTTGCAAAACAGGCCTTCGATGAAGCAATATCTGAGCTGGATAGCCTGAATGAGGATTCCTACAAAGACAGCACCTTGATTATGCAACTTCTAAGGGACAACCTCACCTTGTGGACTTCTGATCTTCCAGAGGATGCTGGTATGCTTTGACACTCATATCCTAATATCTTTTGACACCTTGGCGTTTGTATAATCTAGAGTTTTCCTGATGTTCATAATTTCCTGGTCGACGgtactttatttatttacttatttgttTCGTATAATTATCTCTTTAGCTTGAAATTACTATTCTCAGGCTTGGTTGAGATCTTTTGCTGGTCTTTTCCGCTAGTAGTTGCTATAGTTCTTCAGTGGTTTTGATAGCTCAATCACATGTGAGATGTCTACAGAAAAAACTAATTTGGTTCTGCAACCTTTTAGGTAGCATTAAGAGAACTGCCCCAAGGGCTTTGGTCTAAATGTAAAGAAAGAGGATATCGTGTGATATGCGAGTTGGGCAGTTGTCATGGGCTCAAACCCTGACACATAGAAATCTTGTATGTAGTAGAAGGACGGCCCATTTTGAACTGAATTTTGTATTGTGTGCCATTGCCTTCCCGAGATATCTTGATTTTCAGAAAGGAAACAAAGAAGATGATATTGTAATACTAAGTGCTAACTcactattttcaaaaaataagttcagggtgACGAAGAAGTGTGGCATTGCTTCTTCCTGCAAGGAGAAAAAAGGAGTCAGGCAAGGAAGTACTAGTTCTTGAAGGGTTTTTCCTTATGTCATGGGTTTCTTTTCTTGACATAGGATTAACCATGAAGTTTTATTGGTGTTACCTTCAGCTAAAATCTTGGGTATCTGCTTGTAGTTTGACTTTGTACTTGTACAATTTTTTCAGTTAGCTTACATGTGCCCTTCAATGAAAATGCTATTCCCCAGTGATTAATTATTTCCTTTGGAAATATATGATAAATGCAGTCAAGATAGCTTGACAAGGCATAAAAACGTGATATCAATAGCAGTATTAGGGGGTTGAGCTAGATGAATGGATTGTCTAATTTACTGAATCTGAGGGAAAAGTTAACTTTTACTAATTTTGTTGCCCTTTCACAGAAGATGCCCAAAAGGGAGATGCCACAAACAAAGCTGGTGGAGGTGAAGATGCAGAGGTAGGTTCTTTATATCCAGTCTCCTTCCTTCGAGTCGATTTTAGATTTTTCTAGACTGGTAGTAATTCAATTACGTAGTCATTCCAAATAATAATATTCTCTGTGTTCTTGCAGTGAATGGGCCTAATGGTTAGAACTACTATGTGTATTTGGAGGTGTGAGGACAAGGATACGCCAAGGGGGGTGTTTGTTTGTTAAGTCTTAGTAGATTCTTCTATTATGGGTCTGTCGTGTCAGATTCTTCACTTGTTAATTGGTTGTCTGCAACTCAGTGTGTAATTTGTATCCCTGTGCTATTTCCGCTCTCCGTATAGTGAGTTGTTTCAGTCTTTAGATAATTGCTGGTCTATAGGTGGTTTTATTTTTCAGATGACTGCCGCAGCCAAATGGAGGATGTCAGCTATTTGCTTGTCCTCTCACCCTTGTTATCTCAATATCACTAAATTTCCATTATTCTCTCTTTGTTCATTTAGTTTGGAGCTGAGCATATATGCTACTCTATGTTGGTGCATGTCATTGGTATCTTTTACCCCCAATATTATTTATTCTCTCTGCCTGAGTAGTCTTTTACCCCAAAATAAAGTATTGGAAGAATTAGAATATCTAGAAAATTGGCTTGCTCAGTTATTCTTGCTAAATTGTTTATTGAGCCAAGACAATGACAAAAAAATGCCTTGACAAATTTGGTGGGATAGATTGTTGATAACTGATGACTTTTCCAAGAGTTGTGGTGTTTTGTTTTTCCTTGGAGAAGTTCATTGCACCTTTCCTATTTCTCTACCATCTTGATGGAGGTTGATTGATTATATTTGACTTTCTTATCTCCTTGTACGTGGCCAAAAGTAGTTGAATCAAGAAGAATAAATTATCTTTTCTATAATTTGTTTCTTGGAACTGCCATCTGGGTGTTGTTTATATTTGACCAAATAGCATGGTTACAGCTGCCCATGCTTGGGAAAAAAAGGGAAGTTTGCCTGTACTAGCTCATGTTTAAAATCCTCTTTCAATTGTGCCTCCCCTTCGTCTGCCGTCTgatacttttaaaataactatTCACTATATACAGACTTGTCACTATCGATcttattataacttgatgaaaTGCATACGCATCCagtaatcaaattaatttcattaaacTCCACCACCAATAATAGTGTTACATAGAGCATCAAGACGAATGCGATGTTTCAAGGTGTCGGGCAGTTAGAataacaagattaaaaagtaaTGTTCTAAATTCATAGAAACGACATTAATGATCTTTTCTATTTATCTAAAACAAAATCATCTTACTGAATGTatagaacatatatataaaaattaattttcttatattttaggTGTATATAGAAAGATTTTGAGTCAGCTAAACACAATATATAGTATGTTAGCTCAGTATTATATCAGGTGGTTCAAAATTCACAAGACTTCAAATTTGAGATAGTACTACAAAAAGTACAACTTttaataatgcaaatgacagtTGATTGAAACATCACtcaaaaaggaagaagaagaagaagacaagaggaTATTGGAATGTAGAACAATAATATTTGGTGTTATACTTGGAATACCGAATAATTACTTTCGGAAGGCGGGAAAAAGAATCCCTCCCCATATTGTGTAAGCACCTTTGCCCAATTGCAAATTGGAATTTGATCCTTTCGTTAAAATATCTCTTTAAAATCGTTGATATTCTATGTTATATTTCTGctcattcatcacatttcaCAGCAAAGCCTTAAACTTCTCTGACACACAACAATGGGGGATCTTCATTCTGCAGAAGAACATGGAATAACTCAAATTTCAGCTGTCATTTTTGATTTGGATGGTACCCTTTTGAGTACAGGTCCTCTTTTTCCACTCccttttttagttttatatttttctggATTTGTAGCATTTGTGTTTTGggatctatttttttttttactataagtTCAACTGAATCGTGTTTTTGACTCTTGCAATGTATGAATATAGTCCCTGTTTTTAAGGTGTTTGAGTCAGCTTGCGCGTAGTACTTATATCTCTGATGTCATTGTCACCTCCCACCAGCAACATGTATTAAGTATCAGGTAACTCTGTCCACCAAGTTTATGACATATGAGAAGAAATTAGCTAGTGTTTTTGTCTTTGTTGGATTTGAATATGAGACCATATGATTTTCAGTCTACTTTATTGACCACTAGATCACACCTTTGGTGCCTCTATAAGTTCCATTTTGTGGGATGCAATTTAAGtgggatgaagtttaagaaagaaGGATTGAGTTATACAACTCATAATCTGATTAGgcccatagaaacaattttaaaaGTGAAGTGCATAAGATATGTTAAGGATGCGTATGCACCACGTTACCCAGactccacttgtgggattaaacttgggtatgttgttgtatgcATCTCACTCTGAGCCCGGTGATACTAAATCTTGGATGTGTTTGTTTTAGAGCACTTGACAAAGGAAATTCTGAAGGAATTTCTGGCTGGATACGGGAAGGTGCCAGATaaggagaaggaaaagaaaagattggGGATGGCCCAGAAAGAGTACGCTATTGGCATTGTCAGTGATTACGACCTCCCTATCACGCCCGATCAGTATGTCCAAGCTGTCATGCCCTTTTATCATGACTTGTAAGTGTTTTTTGAACCATGTCTCTCAATATATTagttgtttctttttattttggatattcaCTTGTAAACTACTATAAAGCATAATTGGTTGACACTTGACAGCGGCAGACCTAGTGCATTAGTTATGGATTTGTCCAAATAGAGACGGACCTACAACATAACCTATGGGTTCGCGAGAACTCAGTGATTTTTGCTCAAACCCGGTATATGTATCAATCCACTAAATATTTGACTGTGAACCcaattattattgtatattaacTTGAGGTCACTGTAGGAATCCATAAACTTCAAATCTTGGATCTGTCTCGGAGTCCAAACTAATACCTTTGGTTCAAACTCAATATATGTGTAAAAAGTCCATGAAATAGTGTAAAACATAGTGTCCGAACACAATAAATTAATAGGTTGAGGTAGAATTCAGAGCTCAAAGCCATTAAGTCCAAATCCTAGATCCACCTATGTTGTTTGATGTCATCTTCTtacaaaatcatcatatttgTGGATTTCATTTTACTTCATATTGGATAGTAACATGGTTATTGATCCTTACATTCTCCTATTGCTCTTACATGTTGGATATAAGTCTTCTTCATGTTGCTTCAAGCCTTCAAGAGCGCATGCATCTTCCCGTTTTCCTACACTGTGTTACAAAGTTGTATTCTTAATGTCTTCGAGTGAATGTTCTGTGATAATGTCTCCGATTCAAGTTGATGACATGATGAGAATGAAATACTTGTTGCCATGACATCTTTAATAATTTGACTAGCCACACAATATTCATTCTCTGCTCTGCATAACTAACAGAATCTAGTAAAACACTATGCACTAGTCGCCTCCACTTGTCTATAATTTTGCACATCATCTCACATTGTATTAACGGTGTGATAGATGAGCTAGGATCAGCTTCCCTGCACTGATTTATGATGTTGGCAACAGATTATTAATGTATAGTTTTTTTTCCCTGTTTTGTTGCAGGTGGTTGCAAGCAAAAGCGCTTCCTGGTGCTAATCGCCTTATAAGACATTTCCATAAGCATGGAGTTCCCTTTGCCCTTGCTTCAAATTCCAAAAGGAAAAACATAGATAAGAAAGTCTCTCTCCAAGAAGGTTGTGCTATAACTCATTAAGAAATTAATGTAAAACGTAGTTTATAATCATTATGCTCCTTTTCACATTATccctttattttcttgtttcatCAATTAGTGTTGTTATTTTCGAAGTAAATAGTCCATAAGACAGTTCCTTAGGACTGAGAAAATTCTTTTTGTTAAAGCCTGCaaagtattttttttgaatcatcttattgttaaaaaaatgtttCCTTCTCTTCCTAAATGAGGTCGCCTTTATGAACTTCCAATCAAGGTCAGCACATCAATTTTCTTTCAGTTGTTTCCTTGTGAAGGTGTCTATTATAAGCTAACATAATCCTTTTTGTTCATTGAACTAGGTTGGAAAGAATGTTTTTCCATAGTTCTTGGAAGTGACGAGGTTAAATCAGGGAAGCCTTCTCCAGACATGTAAGTTAGGCTTTCTACTGCGGGTGATTCTCTG contains these protein-coding regions:
- the LOC107025833 gene encoding 14-3-3 protein 9 isoform X1; this encodes MASSKERENFVYVAKLAEQAERYDEMVEAMKNVANMDVELTVEERNLLSVGYKNVVGSRRASWRILSSIEQKEESRGNEQNVKRIKDYLQKVESELTNICNDIMVVIDQHLIPSCSAGESTVFYHKMKGDYYRYLAEFKAGNDKKEVAELSLKAYQSATTAAEAELAPTHPIRLGLALNFSVFYYEIMNSPERACHLAKQAFDEAISELDSLNEDSYKDSTLIMQLLRDNLTLWTSDLPEDAEDAQKGDATNKAGGGEDAE
- the LOC107025833 gene encoding 14-3-3 protein 9 isoform X2 encodes the protein MASSKERENFVYVAKLAEQAERYDEMVEAMKNVANMDVELTVEERNLLSVGYKNVVGSRRASWRILSSIEQKEESRGNEQNVKRIKDYLQKVESELTNICNDIMVVIDQHLIPSCSAGESTVFYHKMKGDYYRYLAEFKAGNDKKEVAELSLKAYQSATTAAEAELAPTHPIRLGLALNFSVFYYEIMNSPERACHLAKQAFDEAISELDSLNEDSYKDSTLIMQLLRDNLTLWTSDLPEDADAQKGDATNKAGGGEDAE